A single genomic interval of Malania oleifera isolate guangnan ecotype guangnan chromosome 11, ASM2987363v1, whole genome shotgun sequence harbors:
- the LOC131168029 gene encoding uncharacterized protein LOC131168029 isoform X1 produces the protein MDLNLQSPSSGNADAKTAFHKPSNDAANRKYRRRSPVSGSSSDGSPRREHSSSPILSRDDSRAFDYRKRRKDEGRDLDRESGRSQYSRSDDFYRHSDRRSSRSSHGYSKHDDYVRHEKHLDEEDRDYQRSSRSGREPRSSSHSDSSRQESEHNRSREYSRNADKYFRDKHDVAGYRSKDKERGRRRSNPSYEENRSGERDRLSRDGNVRDERRDYRWSSGDYRNDRMPSHEEYNKGHRNDSARDTGGHRQKEAYKSDLKEFDGQKHSKEDKKKYNDWESNRDNDHCDKEMEQYENKTIYIGENQESLAKKPKLFSLDKCTDYGKDVKSSPSVGDERQSSSVKQSQEIFSKITSEQGLANSSEATNDLNAAKFAALKAAELVNKNLTGVGCMSTEQKKKLLWGNKKNTPVEESGHHWDTTLFSDRERQEKFKKLMSLRLPWCLWPIVGCEGRVESGAQPQAARWWRPAPSREGEGTPAGSREAIHCWTPTKRWSHCWSWSLGIFTGSYCTCTAMFCDILLYTRVIISFLMIIYLMQTTQ, from the exons GCAGTCCTAGGAGGGAGCATAGCTCTAGCCCCATTTTGTCAAGGGATGATTCAAGAGCCTTTGATTATCGAAAAAGAAGGAAAGATGAAGGAAGAGATTTAGACAGGGAATCTGGTCGGAGTCAGTACAGTAGAAGTGATGATTTTTATAGACATTCTGATCGACGTTCCTCCAGGAGTTCCCATGGTTACAGTAAACATGATGACTATGTAAGACATGAAAAGCATCTAGATGAAGAGGATAGAGATTATCAGAGGTCCTCACGATCTGGTCGAGAGCCAAGGAGTTCAAGTCATTCTGATTCTTCCAGACAAGAAAGTGAACATAATAGGTCAAGAGAATATTCTCGGAATGCGGACAAGTATTTCCGTGATAAGCATGATGTTGCAGGTTATAGAAGCAAGGATAAGGAGAGGGGAAGGAGGCGTTCTAACCCAAGTTATGAAGAAAATAGATCTGGTGAGCGGGATAGGCTTTCAAGGGATGGAAATGTTCGGGATGAGAGAAGAGATTATCGTTGGAGTTCAGGAGACTATAGAAATGATCGTATGCCTTCCCATGAAGAGTATAATAAGGGGCATCGAAATGACTCAGCGAGGGACACTGGTGGACATCGCCAGAAAGAAGCTTATAAAAGTGATTTAAAGGAATTTGATGGTCAAAAACATTCGAAAGAGGATAAGAAGAAATATAATGACTGGGAAAGTAACAGGGACAATGATCACTGTGACAAAGAAATGGAGCAGTATGAAAATAAAACTATTTATATAGGTGAAAACCAAGAATCTTTGGCAAAAAAGCCTAAGTTATTCAGCTTGGACAAATGCACTGATTATGGTAAAGAtg TTAAATCTTCACCGAGTGTGGGCGATGAAAGACAGTCATCAAGTGTAAAGCAGTCTCAGGAGATTTTCAGTAAAATAACTTCAGAACAGGGACTTGCCAATAGCTCTGAGGCTACTAATGATCTGAATGCTGCAAAATTTGCTGCACTGAAAGCTGCTGAATTAG TTAATAAGAACCTCACTGGTGTGGGTTGCATGTCTACTGAGCAAAAGAAGAAACTGCTGTGGGGAAACAAAAAGAACACTCCTGTTGAAGAG TCTGGTCACCATTGGGATACAACTCTCTTCTCTGATCGTGAACGacaagaaaaattcaaaaaactcaTG AGTCTGAGGTTGCCTTGGTGCCTATGGCCAATTGTAGGGTGTGAAGGGCGAGTTGAAAGTGGAGCACAACCCCAAGCAGCAAGATGGTGGCGACCTGCTCCGAGCCGAGAAGGAGAAGGAACTCCAGCTGGATCTAGAGAAGCAATACACTGCTGGACTCCGACGAAGAGATGGTCGCACTGTTGGTCTTGGTCTCTAGGAATATTTACTGGATCATATTGTACTTGCACCGCAATGTTTTGTGACATTCTGTTGTACACTCGTGTGATAATCTCGTTTCTTATGATTATATACTTAATGCAAACCACTCAGTGA
- the LOC131168029 gene encoding uncharacterized protein LOC131168029 isoform X3, whose amino-acid sequence MDLNLQSPSSGNADAKTAFHKPSNDAANRKYRRRSPVSGSSSDGSPRREHSSSPILSRDDSRAFDYRKRRKDEGRDLDRESGRSQYSRSDDFYRHSDRRSSRSSHGYSKHDDYVRHEKHLDEEDRDYQRSSRSGREPRSSSHSDSSRQESEHNRSREYSRNADKYFRDKHDVAGYRSKDKERGRRRSNPSYEENRSGERDRLSRDGNVRDERRDYRWSSGDYRNDRMPSHEEYNKGHRNDSARDTGGHRQKEAYKSDLKEFDGQKHSKEDKKKYNDWESNRDNDHCDKEMEQYENKTIYIGENQESLAKKPKLFSLDKCTDYGKDVKSSPSVGDERQSSSVKQSQEIFSKITSEQGLANSSEATNDLNAAKFAALKAAELVNKNLTGVGCMSTEQKKKLLWGNKKNTPVEESGHHWDTTLFSDRERQEKFKKLMGVKGELKVEHNPKQQDGGDLLRAEKEKELQLDLEKQYTAGLRRRDGRTVGLGL is encoded by the exons GCAGTCCTAGGAGGGAGCATAGCTCTAGCCCCATTTTGTCAAGGGATGATTCAAGAGCCTTTGATTATCGAAAAAGAAGGAAAGATGAAGGAAGAGATTTAGACAGGGAATCTGGTCGGAGTCAGTACAGTAGAAGTGATGATTTTTATAGACATTCTGATCGACGTTCCTCCAGGAGTTCCCATGGTTACAGTAAACATGATGACTATGTAAGACATGAAAAGCATCTAGATGAAGAGGATAGAGATTATCAGAGGTCCTCACGATCTGGTCGAGAGCCAAGGAGTTCAAGTCATTCTGATTCTTCCAGACAAGAAAGTGAACATAATAGGTCAAGAGAATATTCTCGGAATGCGGACAAGTATTTCCGTGATAAGCATGATGTTGCAGGTTATAGAAGCAAGGATAAGGAGAGGGGAAGGAGGCGTTCTAACCCAAGTTATGAAGAAAATAGATCTGGTGAGCGGGATAGGCTTTCAAGGGATGGAAATGTTCGGGATGAGAGAAGAGATTATCGTTGGAGTTCAGGAGACTATAGAAATGATCGTATGCCTTCCCATGAAGAGTATAATAAGGGGCATCGAAATGACTCAGCGAGGGACACTGGTGGACATCGCCAGAAAGAAGCTTATAAAAGTGATTTAAAGGAATTTGATGGTCAAAAACATTCGAAAGAGGATAAGAAGAAATATAATGACTGGGAAAGTAACAGGGACAATGATCACTGTGACAAAGAAATGGAGCAGTATGAAAATAAAACTATTTATATAGGTGAAAACCAAGAATCTTTGGCAAAAAAGCCTAAGTTATTCAGCTTGGACAAATGCACTGATTATGGTAAAGAtg TTAAATCTTCACCGAGTGTGGGCGATGAAAGACAGTCATCAAGTGTAAAGCAGTCTCAGGAGATTTTCAGTAAAATAACTTCAGAACAGGGACTTGCCAATAGCTCTGAGGCTACTAATGATCTGAATGCTGCAAAATTTGCTGCACTGAAAGCTGCTGAATTAG TTAATAAGAACCTCACTGGTGTGGGTTGCATGTCTACTGAGCAAAAGAAGAAACTGCTGTGGGGAAACAAAAAGAACACTCCTGTTGAAGAG TCTGGTCACCATTGGGATACAACTCTCTTCTCTGATCGTGAACGacaagaaaaattcaaaaaactcaTG GGTGTGAAGGGCGAGTTGAAAGTGGAGCACAACCCCAAGCAGCAAGATGGTGGCGACCTGCTCCGAGCCGAGAAGGAGAAGGAACTCCAGCTGGATCTAGAGAAGCAATACACTGCTGGACTCCGACGAAGAGATGGTCGCACTGTTGGTCTTGGTCTCTAG
- the LOC131168029 gene encoding uncharacterized protein LOC131168029 isoform X2, giving the protein MDLNLQSPSSGNADAKTAFHKPSNDAANRKYRRRSPVSGSSSDGSPRREHSSSPILSRDDSRAFDYRKRRKDEGRDLDRESGRSQYSRSDDFYRHSDRRSSRSSHGYSKHDDYVRHEKHLDEEDRDYQRSSRSGREPRSSSHSDSSRQESEHNRSREYSRNADKYFRDKHDVAGYRSKDKERGRRRSNPSYEENRSGERDRLSRDGNVRDERRDYRWSSGDYRNDRMPSHEEYNKGHRNDSARDTGGHRQKEAYKSDLKEFDGQKHSKEDKKKYNDWESNRDNDHCDKEMEQYENKTIYIGENQESLAKKPKLFSLDKCTDYVKSSPSVGDERQSSSVKQSQEIFSKITSEQGLANSSEATNDLNAAKFAALKAAELVNKNLTGVGCMSTEQKKKLLWGNKKNTPVEESGHHWDTTLFSDRERQEKFKKLMSLRLPWCLWPIVGCEGRVESGAQPQAARWWRPAPSREGEGTPAGSREAIHCWTPTKRWSHCWSWSLGIFTGSYCTCTAMFCDILLYTRVIISFLMIIYLMQTTQ; this is encoded by the exons GCAGTCCTAGGAGGGAGCATAGCTCTAGCCCCATTTTGTCAAGGGATGATTCAAGAGCCTTTGATTATCGAAAAAGAAGGAAAGATGAAGGAAGAGATTTAGACAGGGAATCTGGTCGGAGTCAGTACAGTAGAAGTGATGATTTTTATAGACATTCTGATCGACGTTCCTCCAGGAGTTCCCATGGTTACAGTAAACATGATGACTATGTAAGACATGAAAAGCATCTAGATGAAGAGGATAGAGATTATCAGAGGTCCTCACGATCTGGTCGAGAGCCAAGGAGTTCAAGTCATTCTGATTCTTCCAGACAAGAAAGTGAACATAATAGGTCAAGAGAATATTCTCGGAATGCGGACAAGTATTTCCGTGATAAGCATGATGTTGCAGGTTATAGAAGCAAGGATAAGGAGAGGGGAAGGAGGCGTTCTAACCCAAGTTATGAAGAAAATAGATCTGGTGAGCGGGATAGGCTTTCAAGGGATGGAAATGTTCGGGATGAGAGAAGAGATTATCGTTGGAGTTCAGGAGACTATAGAAATGATCGTATGCCTTCCCATGAAGAGTATAATAAGGGGCATCGAAATGACTCAGCGAGGGACACTGGTGGACATCGCCAGAAAGAAGCTTATAAAAGTGATTTAAAGGAATTTGATGGTCAAAAACATTCGAAAGAGGATAAGAAGAAATATAATGACTGGGAAAGTAACAGGGACAATGATCACTGTGACAAAGAAATGGAGCAGTATGAAAATAAAACTATTTATATAGGTGAAAACCAAGAATCTTTGGCAAAAAAGCCTAAGTTATTCAGCTTGGACAAATGCACTGATTATG TTAAATCTTCACCGAGTGTGGGCGATGAAAGACAGTCATCAAGTGTAAAGCAGTCTCAGGAGATTTTCAGTAAAATAACTTCAGAACAGGGACTTGCCAATAGCTCTGAGGCTACTAATGATCTGAATGCTGCAAAATTTGCTGCACTGAAAGCTGCTGAATTAG TTAATAAGAACCTCACTGGTGTGGGTTGCATGTCTACTGAGCAAAAGAAGAAACTGCTGTGGGGAAACAAAAAGAACACTCCTGTTGAAGAG TCTGGTCACCATTGGGATACAACTCTCTTCTCTGATCGTGAACGacaagaaaaattcaaaaaactcaTG AGTCTGAGGTTGCCTTGGTGCCTATGGCCAATTGTAGGGTGTGAAGGGCGAGTTGAAAGTGGAGCACAACCCCAAGCAGCAAGATGGTGGCGACCTGCTCCGAGCCGAGAAGGAGAAGGAACTCCAGCTGGATCTAGAGAAGCAATACACTGCTGGACTCCGACGAAGAGATGGTCGCACTGTTGGTCTTGGTCTCTAGGAATATTTACTGGATCATATTGTACTTGCACCGCAATGTTTTGTGACATTCTGTTGTACACTCGTGTGATAATCTCGTTTCTTATGATTATATACTTAATGCAAACCACTCAGTGA
- the LOC131168029 gene encoding uncharacterized protein LOC131168029 isoform X4 — protein MDLNLQSPSSGNADAKTAFHKPSNDAANRKYRRRSPVSGSSSDGSPRREHSSSPILSRDDSRAFDYRKRRKDEGRDLDRESGRSQYSRSDDFYRHSDRRSSRSSHGYSKHDDYVRHEKHLDEEDRDYQRSSRSGREPRSSSHSDSSRQESEHNRSREYSRNADKYFRDKHDVAGYRSKDKERGRRRSNPSYEENRSGERDRLSRDGNVRDERRDYRWSSGDYRNDRMPSHEEYNKGHRNDSARDTGGHRQKEAYKSDLKEFDGQKHSKEDKKKYNDWESNRDNDHCDKEMEQYENKTIYIGENQESLAKKPKLFSLDKCTDYVKSSPSVGDERQSSSVKQSQEIFSKITSEQGLANSSEATNDLNAAKFAALKAAELVNKNLTGVGCMSTEQKKKLLWGNKKNTPVEESGHHWDTTLFSDRERQEKFKKLMGVKGELKVEHNPKQQDGGDLLRAEKEKELQLDLEKQYTAGLRRRDGRTVGLGL, from the exons GCAGTCCTAGGAGGGAGCATAGCTCTAGCCCCATTTTGTCAAGGGATGATTCAAGAGCCTTTGATTATCGAAAAAGAAGGAAAGATGAAGGAAGAGATTTAGACAGGGAATCTGGTCGGAGTCAGTACAGTAGAAGTGATGATTTTTATAGACATTCTGATCGACGTTCCTCCAGGAGTTCCCATGGTTACAGTAAACATGATGACTATGTAAGACATGAAAAGCATCTAGATGAAGAGGATAGAGATTATCAGAGGTCCTCACGATCTGGTCGAGAGCCAAGGAGTTCAAGTCATTCTGATTCTTCCAGACAAGAAAGTGAACATAATAGGTCAAGAGAATATTCTCGGAATGCGGACAAGTATTTCCGTGATAAGCATGATGTTGCAGGTTATAGAAGCAAGGATAAGGAGAGGGGAAGGAGGCGTTCTAACCCAAGTTATGAAGAAAATAGATCTGGTGAGCGGGATAGGCTTTCAAGGGATGGAAATGTTCGGGATGAGAGAAGAGATTATCGTTGGAGTTCAGGAGACTATAGAAATGATCGTATGCCTTCCCATGAAGAGTATAATAAGGGGCATCGAAATGACTCAGCGAGGGACACTGGTGGACATCGCCAGAAAGAAGCTTATAAAAGTGATTTAAAGGAATTTGATGGTCAAAAACATTCGAAAGAGGATAAGAAGAAATATAATGACTGGGAAAGTAACAGGGACAATGATCACTGTGACAAAGAAATGGAGCAGTATGAAAATAAAACTATTTATATAGGTGAAAACCAAGAATCTTTGGCAAAAAAGCCTAAGTTATTCAGCTTGGACAAATGCACTGATTATG TTAAATCTTCACCGAGTGTGGGCGATGAAAGACAGTCATCAAGTGTAAAGCAGTCTCAGGAGATTTTCAGTAAAATAACTTCAGAACAGGGACTTGCCAATAGCTCTGAGGCTACTAATGATCTGAATGCTGCAAAATTTGCTGCACTGAAAGCTGCTGAATTAG TTAATAAGAACCTCACTGGTGTGGGTTGCATGTCTACTGAGCAAAAGAAGAAACTGCTGTGGGGAAACAAAAAGAACACTCCTGTTGAAGAG TCTGGTCACCATTGGGATACAACTCTCTTCTCTGATCGTGAACGacaagaaaaattcaaaaaactcaTG GGTGTGAAGGGCGAGTTGAAAGTGGAGCACAACCCCAAGCAGCAAGATGGTGGCGACCTGCTCCGAGCCGAGAAGGAGAAGGAACTCCAGCTGGATCTAGAGAAGCAATACACTGCTGGACTCCGACGAAGAGATGGTCGCACTGTTGGTCTTGGTCTCTAG